The sequence GCCTTTCACCTACACATCAGAAAGATCAGTACTGAAGTTTTGTATCTTTGTTgttatcatttttattttttaaatcagagcAGTCTCAACATGTCCGATTGCCTGAAATGACACAAATTGACTGTTTTTGACTTAACATTGGGGACGAACCAGAAATATACGTTTTAGTGGAAATCTTCACAGTTTGGTTGTTTTTTAACACCTGCCCAATAGGGCAACATACAAGCAGGCTCAATTTATTCCCCAGGGATTAAGGCAACACTTAATGTCAATCCGTGTAAACTATTGTAAATTATAACTGTAAGGTTTACCATAAATAGACAGCACAGTGTACCTTGGGAAAAGGTTGTAGGTAGAGCGGTTGACCTTGCCCTGGGCCAGACTCCGTACTGACACTGGTTGGCCAAAGTACACATGAATGCTGCCATAGTCTTCACTGAGGATTCTCCTGGCTTTCAACAGTCCCTGAAAGGCAAAATAGCAGCCCATGTTTGAGTGTCAATATGCAATTGCCTGGCATTGTGCTGTGTTAACACAGGTGCATGATATCAACTAAGTGAGGTGAGATATCAATGTATGCAGGAAGTCAGTTATTTTCAATCAATACTGAAAAACCGATGAAATCAAGTGAATGTCTAATCCGATCCATCAATACAGTACAGGACTAGGCACATAGTAGAGACTCACAGAGGTGGACTCCTTAGGCTTGGGCACTCCCAGGAGCTCCCTGGCATAGAGAGATTCCTCTAGTATCCTCTCATAACTGATGCTGACAGGCACTAGGTTGACATCAAACACTTCTCCTTTGAAGAATGGTTCAATCACGATATTCAGTAATCCTGAAATGATGAGAGCCATGGTCCAAAATGATTACAGTGGATTGGTTTCTCATACATCTGCAGACAAGAGCATTGTGTTGTTTTGAAATAATGCCACTGCAAAAAAATGCCATTTATTGGGGTCAATTCTGGCACCTTTTCTCTGGGTATATAACAGAAAATCTGGCAATGGTAGCAGAAAAGCTATTTCCTGTCACCTAAAGGTTTTTTGCTGAAAGAAGAAAATGTCATAAAACAAAACACTTAAATGCTACATACTGCACAACAAATGCAGAGCTCAGCAATAAGCTCAATCAAAAGCAAGGAGCCAAGTCAGATATATGAAAATAAGGATTTTGGTCAAGTCTCCAATCAAAACGGATGTTTATTTACCTAATTTAGGGGTGAGGGACTTGCATGTTCGGCTTCTTGTACCCTCTAAGAAGAACTCAATAGGTGCAAATCCATTCTAAAGAACAGATTCAGAGATCGACAGACATACAAATTAAACACTCAGCACTTGCTCTGTTACAGCAACAAAGCACAATACAAGgacagcagaacagaacagtaggtCATTGTACATACCCTCAGCATGGTCTTCACATACTCTGAGAACACAGCCCAGTACAGTTTGTCTCCTCCAAACGAGCGCCGGATAAAGAACGCTCCTGACATCCGGAGCATCTCACCAACAAACTTCATCCCCATGAAATCTAGATCACACAATAATATCCTCAATACTGAGGCGAGCAACAACAACAGAAACGGCCAAACAAAAGAGTGCACAGAGTGAACATTAAGGTGTTCAGAGAGACATTGGAGCAGATGCTTACCCATGCCTGCAGCGATGACAGGCAGGGCGAGGTCATAGGTGTATAGGATGTAGGACATCAACAGGAAGTCCATGTAACTACGGTGACTGGGGAGCAACACCACCGGATGCTCCTGGATGGCCTGTTGGAGCTGGGGAAATTAAGAATGTGTGGATATGAATGAACTTGTTAATAGGACAAATAGTTAATATCCCATATGTCCCATGCTCCTTAATCTACTACTTTGCATTACATTTCCAACATAACTCAGAATCAGAATGCTATTTGATGAGGAAGTGAGCTACCGTTTTTTATTGTCAGACTCAGAACACTCACTCTCTGGATGCCCTCCTCGTTGACACAGACATGTTGGAAGAGGGTTTTGAAGGCCTTACTAAGAGCGAAGGCAAAGAAGCGGACGGTGCTGATCTGGAGCCGGTGGGCCATCTCCTCCAGAATGACAGAGGCCTCTTCTTGGATGATGTCAGGGGCCTCGCCAGACTCTTGTGACACCTGGGCATGATCATCAACCAGAAGGCAGGACTTATGAATGATACATGTTTTCCATATCCCTAAAGACAGTTTCAGAGTATGTTGTCAATACATACGTCATTGGTAGTCAAACTAGTTTAAACACTGAAGGGATGGAATTAACCCTTTAGGTGACAAAGTCATGCAGGATAACCCTGCATGCATGCAAAGCAATGTCAATTACATTCATGCACACATTGTATCAACACATTTTGTAATCTACATGTAGCCTAAAATTGTGGATCAGAGGGGTTGCGATGTCACTGTGGTGTGAGGCACAATAGAAGAACTGAGATGACAACCTATAACAACCAATGACAAACGTTGCACATGCGGGCTATGGCACGGATTACCTACTTGATTAATGACATAGTGTAGCTGATCAGATTGGAGAACGATATTCTTGAGCATGTTTGCTTTGCAGGGAGTGACTCCCTTGTAAAGAACCGGTGCATAGCACCTCAACGCGTACTTCAAGTCGCTGgagttcctcctctcttctaaaATGTCTTCAAAGCCATCTCTCTTTAGCATTGGGTCCCTTTCCTGTAACGTTACAAACACATGAATGTTAAGACAGCTGGCACAAACAGTTGACATTTAGCTAAAGTGTCAAACATGTGGGTGGGTGGGGCAAGCTAGCAATGTATAGCCTACGTACCGAATAAAGAGTTTTTGATGCCATTCCTTAGCAGGTATCATAAAAACATAGATGCTGCTTTGGCTGAAGAATCGTCAGCAGAGATTTaagctatatatatatgtttgacTCGCTGGATAATTCCCTGCTGTGAATGGCTACTTCCTTGTTTGTACATTAAACTACGGTGGCCAAGAAATGACATCCTGATCCTGTTGCTTTTCAGTTGCATAGGACACACACGTGTGTACATTGGTTTGTTATCAGTCGTCCACAATCGTGTTTTTTCTTTGTTTCCCTATTTTATTTCGTCTTTACATGGTATTAGTTTAGTCACTGCTTGAAATGGACAACAACGAAAATGGAAAGGAAGAAGACACGGATCAGTTTTTTCTTGACCATGTCCTGAATACGCTGTATGATTTCGGTAAGCAAAAGTTAGCAATTTAGCTTGCTAGTTAGAAAACAAAGCAAAGCTAGCGTGTTGGAATCTAGCTAGCATTAGCTATCCAGAGATGGATGTCTTACTAGTTAGTAGTGGTTGGACGTCATCTTTTATTTACCAGTTTAGCTCTGCTTTTTATACTTGCTAGCCATtaatttagctagttagcagaaaagctaacgttagctagctgtgtCTGTGACGTGTTGAAACAGGGCCAACCTCTTCCTGGAGAGTAATTGGCtgtgcaggcttttgctccagtACTGCATTAACATGTGTTATACTAATGAGCTGCTTTTTAGAAACGTGATTAGCATAATCAAGTGTATTTGAGCAGATTTGGAGTAACTAGCAGCTCTCCATGAGCCGTGGCCACCCCAGTTCAAGGAGAAAGGTAGCTAGTTGCTCATTTGTGTGGCTTGGTGCGGGTGGTCTTGAAGATTTTTCTAACAGCATGTTGTTACAGGTGATCGAACAGTATCAAAGAGAAAACACAAGTCACAGAAGAAGAGATCCCAAAGGAGTGAGTTGGAGGACGAAGACGCCGCTGCAGACGATTGCAGTGATACTAAAGACAGTCTGGAAGTCAGACATTCAGATATCTCAGCGATTGACCTTCCTGGTGCTTCTGAAGTTGGAAACACAAGTTCAACCACTAAACAGGCACCACCAGTAGAGGTGGTCACATTCCAGGATCCTACAAAGAGACTGAGACAAGCCAGAAAGCCAGTGCCCGAGGTCAAGGACAAGGTACTATGCCTAACGGTATCTGTAAATGGCATATTACGGTTTCACCTCAACCTGAGCCTCTTGTCAGAATCATTGCATCTCATACATTTTTCCTCCCTTCTAGCCTCCTCAAACAAAAGAGAAAAAGGTGGACCCAGATGAATTCAGTCTAGAAAAGGTAAAAGTGAATGTTCTAGGATATTGAAATTCTACCCAATTATGATACAATCTTATATGAATGATCcaattattttgttgaaatacaATGTTTTCCtgttttattttgtttgttaGGCTCGGTTAGAAGTTCATAGATTTGGAATCACTGGATACCAGAAAGTGCAGCAGAGGGTTTTTGAACAGGAGCGAGCCATCATGCTTGGAGCAAGGGTAAACTGTGGTTGCATAAAGTAAACATGATATTTTATGCACATTCCAGAATATGTCATCTCTCCTGCTATTTGCACACCAACAGAGTTTACCATATAATTTCATACCCTCGTAATCTACAAACATGATCCTCGGACAAAGTTGTGTAAAGTTGGAGTTGGTTATGATGAAGCAGAGTAAATAGTCTGACAAATTTGTATTTTTATCACAGCCCCCGAAGAAGGAGTATGTAAACTACAAAGTGTTGCAGCAAAGGGTTAAGGACAAGAAGCAAAAGGCAAAGGACGAGATTCAGACGGTAAATTGAATGATATCCCCCTAATTTCGCATTGTGTGTGATGTCATCTCAGTTCTGAATTTGTATACCAATTATTTTCCATTCTAGGACTTAAAGAAAAAGAAGATGACTAAACCAAGGTTAGTGATGTTAATCTAAGTTTAGCTTTTAAATAGATTTCCAAATATGTGGACATTTTGCCACAATTGAATAGGTTTGAACCACTGTCAGTAACTGTTATGTAGTACATGTTTGCTCCATGCCTCCAGTTATGAATTTCTGCTTCCCTTAAGTGTTAAATCTCCATGTTTCATACTGTGTTCACTGAATGTTTCATGCTGTACCATTTACTAGGGATGAGAAGAGGAAGTCATCGTCCAGTAAAGCGCCAACAGGCCAGGTGGGACGCTTTAAAAATGGAATGCTGGTCCTGAGCACCAAAGAAATTCAGAAAATAAAAGCCTCCATCAAAAAAAAATAAGTTTAAAATAAATGCCACAAAAGTGATGAAGTGAAAACAATGATTAAGAGTTGCATTTTTGGGAGTTAAGAGACTTTTCACATGAAGATGCAGTAATGGACAATTGATGTCCAAGCCACAATTAACATAATCCCAGAAAGACTACAGAAAAGATATGAAGAGCACATTCATATTCCATCACAGTTTATTCATTATATAAAGGAAAGACAGCATTTTTCTTCTTTTAAACTGTATAATATGAAAACAATGCCAACTCATTTCATATACAAACCACTTAGAAGTACGAAACGTTTACATCGTATGATAACTAAAGAACATACGTAACAGAAATCTATAAAATAAAGCACAGCTTTTTGTGAACACACTGTACATTGATGCCAGTGTCCTAAAGGACCAGATGACATTCCCTATGAGGTTTGGTGGTGCACCCTGCCTAGTTTTCTGGTAGTGTGGCAGTGAGAGGGCACTAGCCACGACCCCAGGGCATGAGTTGCATGCCTGTGTTTAGAAGAGAGATGTCCCCCAGACACAGCAACAACCTTCCCCACATGGCATACTGAGAGTGGGAACAGTAAACGTGGGCAAAATAAACCTCTGAAATGTATTATACATTTATAAATAAATAGATGAAATAAATGTGTCTACTGTCAGTCTCTTGAGGCAGAGTGTAGGATTCAAACCCAATTGTAATCTGACAGTCATGACTTTCTAGCACTATTTTCTTTTGGATGGGGTGTTCACATTCAGAAGCAGGCTGGTAAATGCATGCCAAACACTACAACATGACATTTAGAGACGATAAGCTACTATGTGAATTTACTACAAAGATTCCTTTGATATTATGGTCTGTACCGGCAGTGTGTTTGTGAACACCATTTCCATGGTGATTGTTGAGAGGCTACATGGAGCCACTTTTGTTTGTAGGCCTCTGCAGTCATCCCTTTTGGGTACATGACACTTCACTATACTGTAGTTGCCAACACAAGCACTTATTGAGTTTTATAAGAATACCTTCATAACAGATGATTCTCTCATTGACAACATTCACTTGGA is a genomic window of Oncorhynchus keta strain PuntledgeMale-10-30-2019 chromosome 19, Oket_V2, whole genome shotgun sequence containing:
- the gnpat gene encoding dihydroxyacetone phosphate acyltransferase, with the protein product MASKTLYSERDPMLKRDGFEDILEERRNSSDLKYALRCYAPVLYKGVTPCKANMLKNIVLQSDQLHYVINQVSQESGEAPDIIQEEASVILEEMAHRLQISTVRFFAFALSKAFKTLFQHVCVNEEGIQRLQQAIQEHPVVLLPSHRSYMDFLLMSYILYTYDLALPVIAAGMDFMGMKFVGEMLRMSGAFFIRRSFGGDKLYWAVFSEYVKTMLRNGFAPIEFFLEGTRSRTCKSLTPKLGLLNIVIEPFFKGEVFDVNLVPVSISYERILEESLYARELLGVPKPKESTSGLLKARRILSEDYGSIHVYFGQPVSVRSLAQGKVNRSTYNLFPRHIPRKPMEETQSFVNDTAYRIVRLQEDNMVLKPWVLMASLLLQNLEGLELSVLTEQTIWLRGLALSYAAFLDWPDHAPTAKVVSSSLALHRGLACVSGGRVSLVVGEPLGPVTPEEALFNRAVSVLSCASYRNQVLHVFLRPAMLAVAMHTAASSKKNEVYNCFSFLWDMFSNDFILCPGDTVQDFEEACYLLVKTGAVQMAQQDIVMTDRGQPTLSFFNGLLEPFLQGYQVVCRYLCEEASEGLTEKQYIPAVRSFAVKLILAGNLRCYEVLSSDMQKNALAALLRMDAVRKVKVSDQVTLIVNKMAVNSIDNILGGKLPTQKALLARL
- the c19h1orf131 gene encoding uncharacterized protein C1orf131 homolog; this encodes MDNNENGKEEDTDQFFLDHVLNTLYDFGDRTVSKRKHKSQKKRSQRSELEDEDAAADDCSDTKDSLEVRHSDISAIDLPGASEVGNTSSTTKQAPPVEVVTFQDPTKRLRQARKPVPEVKDKPPQTKEKKVDPDEFSLEKARLEVHRFGITGYQKVQQRVFEQERAIMLGARPPKKEYVNYKVLQQRVKDKKQKAKDEIQTDLKKKKMTKPRDEKRKSSSSKAPTGQVGRFKNGMLVLSTKEIQKIKASIKKK